From a region of the Zingiber officinale cultivar Zhangliang chromosome 4B, Zo_v1.1, whole genome shotgun sequence genome:
- the LOC121974725 gene encoding inorganic phosphate transporter 1-6-like: MAQEEEQHQQPQNLQVLSALDAAKTQWYHFTAIVVAGMGFFTDAYDLFCISLVTKLLGRIYYHVDGSPSPGSLPPHVSSSVNGVAFVGTFSGQLFFGWLGDKLGRKSVYGMTLVLMVVCSLASGLSLGHSATGVMTTLCFFRFWLGFGIGGDYPLSATIMSEYANKRTRGAFIAAVFAMQGFGILAGGTVAIAVSAAFDRFFPAPPYFVNPAASTNAAADYAWRIILMFGALPAALTYYWRMKMPETARYTALVARDAKRAAADMANILKVEVEIEEEQTRVERITSNSFGLFSREFLCRHGLHLLGTASTWFLLDVAFYSQNLFQKDIFSAVGWIPNAATMSALGEVYRIARAQTLIALCGTVPGYWFTVAFIDVLGRFAIQVLGFFMMTAFMVGLAVPYHHWTTAGNHVGFVVLYGFTFFFANFGPNSTTFIVPAEIFPARLRSTCHGISAAAGKLGAMVGAFGFLYLAQNPDPAKTDEGYPPGIGVRNSLFLLAGCNLLGMAFSFLVPESKGKSLEEISGENEGEEEAAAAAADVYHNRTVPVSV, encoded by the coding sequence ATGgcgcaggaggaggagcagcaccaACAGCCGCAGAATCTCCAAGTGCTGAGCGCCTTGGACGCGGCGAAGACGCAATGGTACCATTTCACGGCCATCGTCGTCGCCGGAATGGGATTCTTCACCGACGCCTACGACCTCTTCTGCATCTCCCTCGTCACCAAGCTCCTAGGCCGCATCTACTATCACGTTGATGGTTCCCCCTCCCCGGGCTCCCTCCCGCCCCACGTCTCCTCCTCCGTCAACGGCGTCGCCTTCGTCGGCACCTTCTCCGGCCAACTATTCTTCGGCTGGCTCGGAGACAAATTGGGCCGTAAGAGCGTCTACGGCATGACCCTCGTCCTCATGGTCGTGTGCTCCCTCGCCTCCGGCCTCTCCCTCGGCCACTCCGCCACCGGCGTCATGACCACCCTCTGCTTCTTCCGCTTCTGGCTCGGCTTCGGCATCGGCGGCGACTACCCGCTCTCAGCCACCATCATGTCGGAGTACGCCAACAAGCGCACACGCGGTGCCTTCATTGCCGCCGTCTTCGCGATGCAGGGCTTCGGCATCCTCGCCGGCGGGACGGTCGCCATTGCCGTTTCCGCCGCGTTCGACCGCTTCTTCCCCGCTCCTCCATACTTCGTCAATCCCGCCGCCTCCACCAATGCCGCGGCCGACTACGCCTGGCGCATCATCCTCATGTTCGGTGCCTTGCCAGCGGCTCTCACCTACTATTGGCGGATGAAGATGCCGGAGACGGCGCGGTACACCGCGCTGGTGGCGCGGGACGCGAAGCGGGCGGCCGCTGACATGGCGAACATCCTCAAGGTGGAGGTGGAGATCGAGGAGGAGCAGACGAGGGTAGAGCGCATTACGTCGAATAGCTTCGGGCTGTTCTCGAGGGAGTTCCTTTGTCGCCACGGGCTGCACCTGCTCGGCACCGCATCCACCTGGTTCCTCCTCGACGTCGCCTTCTACAGCCAGAACCTGTTCCAGAAGGACATCTTTAGCGCCGTAGGGTGGATCCCCAATGCGGCCACCATGAGCGCGCTCGGCGAGGTCTACCGCATCGCGCGGGCTCAAACCCTAATCGCACTCTGCGGCACCGTGCCTGGCTACTGGTTCACGGTGGCATTCATCGACGTGCTCGGCCGATTCGCGATCCAGGTGCTAGGATTCTTCATGATGACCGCCTTCATGGTCGGTCTCGCTGTGCCCTACCACCACTGGACAACGGCCGGGAACCACGTTGGGTTCGTCGTCCTGTACGGGTTCACCTTCTTCTTCGCTAATTTTGGGCCCAACAGCACGACCTTCATCGTACCGGCGGAGATCTTCCCCGCCAGGCTGCGATCGACGTGCCACGGCATCTCAGCAGCGGCGGGGAAGCTGGGAGCGATGGTGGGGGCGTTCGGGTTCCTGTACCTGGCGCAGAACCCGGACCCTGCGAAAACGGACGAGGGATACCCACCTGGGATCGGGGTGAGGAACTCGCTGTTCCTGCTCGCAGGTTGCAACCTTCTGGGGATGGCGTTCTCATTTCTGGTGCCAGAATCGAAGGGCAAGTCGCTGGAGGAGATCTCCGGCGAGAACGAAGGGGAGGAGGAAGCAGCGGCGGCGGCTGCGGATGTGTACCACAACAGAACCGTGCCCGTCTCAGTGTAA